TCATCATGCATGTATTCCCACCATGGAAGTATTATCAATAGTACATTACATGTACACACCTTCCTGACCATCTAGACTGGTGGAGTGGTGGTTCTACTACTTGGGATCCTGGCTATAAATGGCCGGCCATGACATATGCATGCCTCCCTCTACACAGCACacaccaccacaccaccactGCCGGCCTCTCCCCTCTCCCCACTGCCAAACTCTTTTTGCAAGAGCTAGGCAAGGACTGAAGAActcctcttcttccacctctaGCTACCTAGCGTTTCACCAGACCAAGAAGTTCAAGAGCAAGAATGGCCACGCACCATCTCGCCCAGGGGCACCCCCAGGCGTGGCCATGGGGGGTGGCCATGTACACCAACCTGCACTACCACCAGCAGCAGTACGAGAGGGAGCACCTTTTCGAGAAGCCGCTCACGCCCAGCGACGTGGGCAAGCTCAACCGGCTGGTGATCCCCAAGCAGCACGCGGAGAGGTACTTCCCCCTTGGCGGCGCTGGTGGGGTCGCCAGCGGCGATGGCAGCGAGAAGGGCCTGCTACTGGCCTTCGAGGACGAGGCCGGCAAGCCGTGGAGGTTCCGGTACTCGTACTGGACCAGCAGCCAGAGCTACGTGCTCACCAAGGGCTGGAGCCGGTACGTGAAGGAGAAGCgcctcgacgccggcgacgtcgtGCGCTTCGAGCGGGTGCgtggcggcctcggcgccggcgaccgcctCTTCATCGGCtgcaggcggcgcggcgagaGTGCAGCACCGGCGCCGACGCCCCCACCGCCCGTGCGCGCCCCGGCACCGGCGCTGAACCCCGGCGAGCAGCAGCCGTGGAGCCCGATGTGCTACAGCACGTCAGGATCGTCGTACCCCACCAGCCCAGCCAGCCCCTACGCCTACCACAGCGACATGGCACACGCAGGTGCATAGAGCGTCCAAGAACAGAACACTTTTATGATTAACGTGATGCTAGCAAAGATGAAAAAAGATCAAAGAGATCATGTGGCTTACGCCATTTCCGGTGGATGATTGCAGGTGAGGCGGACGCCAAGAGCAGCGGCACGCCTACAGCGCCGTCGAGGAAGCTCCGGCTGTTTGGCGTGAACCTCGACTGCGGCCCAGAGCCGGAGCCAGAGGCGGCAATGTACGGCTACATGCACCAGAGCCCTTACGCTGCAGTGTCCACAGTGCCAAATTACTGGTTAGTTTCAATTATTGCATCATACTTGAAGCTGGTAGAATGAAAGGAAATCAACTAGAATCAGTTTCTTTGCTCAAATTAATAGTTAAGTGAAAACTTAGTATCTTCTATTTTCTTGTCAAAACAGGGGCAGTTCATAGgacagaggaggaaggagaactGAGGCCATGCTTGCAGAATCCTTACAACCAGCACTGAAGAACTACCGCTACTACAGCTCTGTAGTCTGTCTGTACTGAGTGACAGGTTTGAATTGACCTGTGGAATGATAAGGAAGGGAGTGAGTCTGAGAGAGATCCCTTGTTTCCCGGGCAATCTTCCTTCCATCACCCCAGAATGCCCCTTTTTTCCTTGTTGCCTTCCAGAAACCCTACGTGCAGTACGGGTCCGGCAGGGCCccttgcagctgcagcagcaggtaGTAGCTAGTTGGAGGTTTCAGGAAACATCAGGTTGAAAAGGAGAGGTAGAGAGACAGGGAGTGAGGGATGGTGACACATGAAAAAAGCAAAAGGACATGCCTACAAGCATGTATGTGTGTCATCTGTAGCAGGAGTATGTGATATGTGGGTGGGCCCAAGAACAAACTGTGATGCATGAAGTTGATGTATCTTTCTTCTCCACCTCCCTGCCTCCTTCAAGGAACAAAGAAATGTCCTCATGGGGATTTTGTTCTCTCCCTGACTCCCCTTTACTATTTTCTACTGTTCTAGCTTCAAGCACTCATCTTTTACATTTAAACAAAGATTTGAAAAGctatccttttattttttttaaccgAGGTCTAAACATGGAAAACTAAACTATTTAATCCCATGCCATAGAGATGCATTTCATTTCAACTAAGGAAAAAGGTACAAAATGATAactaaaaaaagtaaaagaaagATAACTGTAAATGGCCTAAGGCGAAAGCTGATGTAGTCAATTGTTTCAATGCTTTTTACTCTACCTGTCTACTTCATACAACAAATCAAACCAATGCTTTCACCTCAAGGGACAACCCAAGCAAGGTGGTGGATGTGCAATGGCATTTCACCTCCTGCAGACAACCAAACCAAACAACAGGGTAAAAACTCACAGATGCCCAAGAACCATTAAAGAAGCAATGTGCCCCAGGTGATGCCGACATCTGGGGATTTCCATGTTCCGATCCCTCACTAGACTATCAATGGCCGGTCTCCACCTTTTTGTTCCCTCGGGAAGGAAAGGCTCGGCAAAAGTTTCAGTGTCCAAGTGGGCTCAATTTGCCCTAATAGGATACTAAGAAAAAGGGCTGGCCAAGCTGACAGTCTTTAGAGGCAGGTTTCAGACAGGGAAGGGGCACTAAGCTCCAATAACCGGCAAGATTCCCCACAGCACGTATCAAAAGATGGACGCAGATCTGTGACTGTCTCCGCCTTTTGTTACCTGACTGCCTACGTCGGAAAGGCTTGTACGAGGCTAAACCACAGGTTGCAAACTGCTCTTTtggccggccagccggccggtCAATATAATTCAGAGCAGTGGTACGTGCCTGGAGAAACCTGGCCTAACCAAGCTGACGTGGCACGATCAATTCTTATAAT
This portion of the Setaria viridis chromosome 7, Setaria_viridis_v4.0, whole genome shotgun sequence genome encodes:
- the LOC117864483 gene encoding B3 domain-containing protein Os11g0156000, with the translated sequence MATHHLAQGHPQAWPWGVAMYTNLHYHQQQYEREHLFEKPLTPSDVGKLNRLVIPKQHAERYFPLGGAGGVASGDGSEKGLLLAFEDEAGKPWRFRYSYWTSSQSYVLTKGWSRYVKEKRLDAGDVVRFERVRGGLGAGDRLFIGCRRRGESAAPAPTPPPPVRAPAPALNPGEQQPWSPMCYSTSGSSYPTSPASPYAYHSDMAHAGEADAKSSGTPTAPSRKLRLFGVNLDCGPEPEPEAAMYGYMHQSPYAAVSTVPNYWGSS